CACCAAAGATAGCGTTGAACAAATCTTTGCCTCTGTCGGTATGCGACTGGAAGATAGCACCGAAGTAATTATCAAAATGCAAGCTGATTATCAGCGCAATATTTGGTCTATGATGGCTCAGAGTTTTGTCTCTGATCAAAAACAAATAGACGACTTGGTCAACTCAATAGAGCTACCTAAAGAATTGCATATCAGACAAGCCATTTTTAAATTGGTCAACCAATCCTAAGATAGGTTCTAAGAGCTTGCTCGTTTAGACTTTATCGCTTATGCTAATAAGATGGAAATAGTAGGCTCAGAGAATTTTGATCTTGACCTTGGCAGAAGACTATTTGTCATCGTTTGCTTTTTGCTATTCCTCTGGTATTTCCTTAACCTCTTAGCGACGAGGATTAAAACCGGACAATTCAAGATACCTGAATTTCTCAACAAAAAATTCCCCGGGCTCAAGAACATAGACCTTGGTGGTGAAGATCAGCTCTACAAAATCAAAGTCATCCAGCGTCAAATCATGCCTGACGGCTCTGAATTCATGGTCATAGACGTCAATGACAGGCATATCCTGGTCTCTAAACATATTCAATCTGGAATTAATTACATCAGTGATCTTAAAGATAAATCGTAATACAAGTCTTTTTTTAAGAATTATTGCAAAATACTAGTTATTTTTTCTGGTATTATGGTTTGAGTTGTGCTGAGCTAGCTCAGTTGCCAGGCACCGGTACTAATAAGTCAAGATTCGACATGAGAATCAACGACAAGGTGCCAGAATGACAAAAGACGTCTGACGAAAGTCAGATGCGAAATAGACAAAGTATGTGCTGAGCTAGCTCAGTTGCCAGGCACCGATACTAATAAGTCAAGATTCGACATGAGAATCAACGACAAGGTGCCAGAATGACAAAAGACGTCTGACGAAAGTCAGATGCGAAATAGACAAAGTATGTGCTGAGGTAGCTCAGTTGGTAGAGCATCTGACTTGTAATCAGGCGGTCGAGGGTTCGATTCCTTTCCTCAGCACCATATAAACGAAAAAGGAGCCCCCTCGAGGGCTCTTTTTTCGTTTCTGGCGCAGAGAAAGAAATCGTCCCTCAACTGCCACTTGACTCAGGTGGAGAGGTTCCCGTGGTTATGGTACACCCAATACATCAATGCCAAAGCATGACCCACGGTATCTGGCGAAGCCAGATCTAACACGATACAGCGTTAAGAAAACGATTAAGTATCATTTTTAGCTTGACCTCACTAATTATCCCTTCTCAACTTTCTTCAACTCTTGAATTAATTTCTTATGCTCCTCGTCACCAATATTTTTATCTCGATAAGTAAGTGACTTGATAGCCTCTGGTCTACCGTAGCAAATTACACTATCACCAATATTGATTATGGTCTTACCATTAGGTGCTCCCATAAAGTTTTTTTTCTTACCGTCACGCCTTTCAATACTGAGTATCAAAGTCCCTTCACGATCGAGTTTAAGGTCTTTGAGTTCTTTACCAAGCATCCAACTATCTTCTTCAATGGTGATCGCCGATATAACAAAACCCTTACCGAGTCCAAGGATCTCATGGTAATCAAAGATTTCCAGATGAGAATATTTCTCAAGCGCATCTATAATGAGTTTTTTCATTGCATAAGCAATAAACTTGGAGCGCACAAAAAGAATAATACTAATTAATCCTACAAATAGAATTGCAAAAATCACCATGACATCTTGAGTTTCTTTGCCATTGAATGCCAAGATCAATGAAGCAATAGATGTTGTTAAACCCGCGTTACCGCCAAGGATAAGTATCTTGATGATATTTCTTCTTGTCGG
Above is a window of Cyanobacteriota bacterium DNA encoding:
- a CDS encoding TrkA C-terminal domain-containing protein is translated as MLALFSLFFVILLSMLVIRVASVALELTGLSPDIAGFQSLSAFTGAGFTTKESETILTHPTRRNIIKILILGGNAGLTTSIASLILAFNGKETQDVMVIFAILFVGLISIILFVRSKFIAYAMKKLIIDALEKYSHLEIFDYHEILGLGKGFVISAITIEEDSWMLGKELKDLKLDREGTLILSIERRDGKKKNFMGAPNGKTIINIGDSVICYGRPEAIKSLTYRDKNIGDEEHKKLIQELKKVEKG